From a region of the Apibacter sp. B3706 genome:
- the ribA gene encoding GTP cyclohydrolase II yields MKRQAEANLPTEWGEFEIIAYSENENDWMPHLAMISKNTDLSKTVNIRIHSECITGDLFHSKRCDCGKQLDAAMKYIHENGGVLLYLRQEGRNIGIINKLKAYNLQDKGLNTAEANIELGFPADARDFKIAVEILEDLGIQSVNLLTNNPEKISFIKDSSIKLIHRIPLEINPEKENLEYLKTKKDFFGHFLNNIS; encoded by the coding sequence ATGAAAAGACAAGCGGAAGCTAATTTACCCACCGAATGGGGAGAATTCGAAATAATAGCATATTCGGAAAATGAAAACGATTGGATGCCTCATCTGGCAATGATCAGTAAAAATACGGATTTAAGTAAAACCGTAAATATTCGTATACATTCTGAATGCATTACAGGGGACTTATTTCATTCGAAACGATGTGATTGTGGAAAGCAATTAGATGCGGCCATGAAATATATTCATGAAAATGGAGGGGTTCTCCTTTATTTAAGACAAGAAGGTAGAAATATCGGAATTATCAACAAACTCAAAGCATACAATCTTCAAGATAAAGGTCTCAATACTGCTGAAGCTAATATTGAATTAGGATTTCCAGCCGATGCAAGAGATTTTAAAATTGCCGTGGAAATTTTGGAGGACTTGGGTATCCAATCTGTAAATTTATTAACTAATAATCCGGAAAAGATATCGTTTATAAAAGATAGTTCGATTAAATTAATCCATAGAATCCCTCTTGAAATTAATCCGGAAAAAGAAAATTTAGAATATTTAAAAACTAAAAAGGATTTCTTCGGTCATTTTCTGAATAATATTTCTTAA